The sequence ATGCAGGAAAAATTTTTGGAAGCtacataaaataaattaaataatattccATCTTGTCATTTGTATCACCTTCTGCTCACACCctcatctttttctttctccttttctcGGCCCTTCCCATTCTGGCTGTGATGGTGTTTCTGGGCTTTTGTTTGAATAGAATGAATGTTTGTATTGATCAGAATGTGCCGTGGAAGCCAAAGCCTAGACATCGCCAGATGGGTTACTTTTGTTGTGGTTTTGTTGGCTAAGTCCATGCAGCGGATGAGCCGCGTGGACCGCCTTGGAGTACAATTATCATCGAGCAGCGGGTTAATTtttttgcagacgacttaaatacgtgACGAGCGGGAACCGTCTTGAAGTATAATTATCACCAAGTGGCGGATAAAATTTTTTGTAGACGACTTAAATATGTAGCGAGAATGATCCCCGAAGACTCGAAATCAAGGAATGAAATAGTGACATAGTCGTTCGTCCAAGACTCAAAATCGCCTATTGCCTGGGGAGCTAGGCTTAAGATTCTGTTAAATGTTTGTCCacatgggagagggagagagatggaTTGAGAGATTGAGGAGCTTGGGTTTGGGAAATAGACTTGACAAATGACAAGATAAAGTTAGGGTTTAAGACTTATGaatgttgggttgggttgggtcaaaGTTAATTAGTGGGCTAGATGAGAATTAGTGGACTGGGGGCCTCATTTACTTTTGATTGGGGGTATTAGGGTGGATTTGTCATAACCCTAGtgtatttaatattaaaaaaaattaactggGGGCACGTGCCCCAGCGCTACAAAGGTGAGTCCGCCACTGTATCCACCCCAAGTGCCATTATAGCATGTCATCCGATAGAACTTAACTTCCAACCAGGGTGACAAATAAAAGGTAAATGGTACTCCACACCTTTGGTTTGGGGTGCTATTTTTTACATGTTTTGTTTGTCCTTCTCCTAGGCCATCGCTTAGATGCCTTGTTGTTTCCCTTTTATTTTATCTAATATATGATATATGCcgtgcttataaaaaaaaatagagacaaATATGACAAATATaggaagagaggaggcaaaACAAATGagggaaattagggtttttttttaaaaaaattattattgtaCTTACTAGAGTTCCACTTGAATTCTAAATGGGCTTAGTTCAAAAGTAATTTTACCACGCCATTTAGCACTTTTCATTCGACTAACAAAATTTAACACTCATTTTGCGCTATTTGagattagggatggcaaaaaatcaATTCCGATTTGATTTTGGGTTGCACAACAACACGtgcttacgaaatatttacatttcCATACTGTAACCCGGATGAGATTtaggacgtacttaattgactaaacttgatttgatttaaatcttgacaataacctaattcagGTTAGgattcggacaagtaaatcaaataagatttatgtgtttggacctgACTTGGTtttaaattggataaaaattttgtgtttgaaatcggatttcaaacatataacttatgtcgaaacttggtttaatctggGTCggacattaaaaaaatataaaaaccatGTACTTCACAATTGTTGGGCCGGTCAAGCCCTAACTTCTGGCCCAAATTACTGGTCAGCTCAACACCTCCTCATCTCTCTCAGTTGGTCAGTCCTCACTCATCAGATGGTATTGACATTTTCAAGGcccataaaagaagaagaagctcttGTTGGTTAAATCTCCAAAATATCCTCCATAGTTTTTGAAACCACCAGATCGCTCTCTCGGTCTCTCCCCAAGCTCTGCTGCACTTTCGCTCTCACAATCCTCAAAGGTATACACTTTTTCCGAGTTTCCGAGCAacatttctttgttttctttactCGATCTCTTCGTATTTTCTCTAAGATTTTGTCCAAGAATTGTTGATTCGCAGATCTTTGTATTTGTTTACAGTTAAAAAGTTTGTGTTACTTTTTTGAGATCTACAAAGCTTCGATGGCGATGATGGACGAGCCGCTGTATCCAATTGCGGTTTTGATTGACGAGCTCAAGAACGACGACATTCAGCTGCGTTTGAATTCCATTCGCCGTCTCTCCACGATCGCACGCGCGCTAGGGGAAGAGAGGACGCGGAAGGAACTGATTCCGTTCTTGAGTGAGAACAATGACGATGATGACGAGGTGCTTCTTGCAATGGCTGAGGAATTGGGGGTCTTCATTCCCTATGTTGGCGGTGTGGAGCACGCCAATGTTTTGTTGCCTCCACTGGAGACTTTGTGCACGGTTGAGGAGACATGCGTGAGGGACAAAGCGGTGGAGTCGTTGTGTAGAATTGGGGCGCAGATGAGGGAACAGGACTTGGTTGAGTATTTCATTCCACTGGTGAAGGTAGGTTTGTTGATACTTTCTGATGTGTTGCTTTAATCTAATTAAGTTGTGTTTATGTGATTCTGTGAATAATCTGAAGTTTGATGCTCTATTCATTTAGGTTTCTGCATTGAAGATGTGATCTAGTCTTGAACCTCTTGGTTCGATCAACTTAATGTAATTCTTCAATGCTGAAGTAGatgtaaaagaaaatataacGACAGTAGTAGAAATGACTAAATGTTGCAGAATTGGATAGATTTATCGGTCTTTAGTTGTGAAATGCTTGTATGCATATTACATtctgaagaaagaaagaaagaaaggatggATATTAACTCTTGTGCCACTCAAAGGAAAACATGAGAAAGACTAATAAAAAAATCTGGACTTTGATGTAAAAGTCAATTTGGTTTATATTGTGTTTCTTGAACCCAGCTAAGGGCAAAGAAAACTTTGGGCAACCTAAATCTACCTTTCCTGTGCCTCATTTTGCCAAATTCTGCAGGCCTTAACAAACCTCTTCCTAGAAATTTTGTTCTGTTGCTGTTTGGCAATTTTTATTTACAAAACCCATATTATTATCAGTTTTCAGTGGATGTATAAATAGCTTTCTCCATGATCTTAGTGGATGTATAAATAGCTTCTCTTTTCACACACTTTGGTCTGCAATATACAGAGGCTGGCTGCGGGTGAGTGGTTTACTGCTCGAGTTTCCTCATGTGGCTTGTTTCACATTGCTTACCCAAGTGCTTCGGAGACATTAAAAACTGAACTAAGGACAATATACGGTCAGCTCTGTCAAGATGACATGCCAATGGTTAGGAGATCGGCTGCAACAAGCCTGGGAAAATTTGCTGCTTCAGTTGAACCTGCGCATTTGAAAACTGATATCATGTCCTTATTTGATGACCTGACACAAGATGGTGGGTAAAAATCGTGGTGCATCTTTTCACTTTAACtgcttcataattttttttaggtgCTAGTGGCCAATTTTAGTCTGTGATTGTTTCTATCAGTCACTTGTAGAAACTGATTTTTCAGAATCTTTTCCATTTTGCAGTTTTAAACCAACGTTATATTTTATTCCATCTAGGAAATGTTTATCAGGTTTCTGGATGTGAATCTTCCATGACGACTTTCcgttttagaattttttttttctttcatcaaaattttttcCTTATGATATGGTTTTTCATACATGTAGGTGTCAATTGATTAACTTTGAGATTACCAACTGACAGCATTTTATTGTAAAATGTGATGTTGGATTGTTTGAATTTCTAGATATATTGTTGATAGTCAATTTTTTAATACTTTTTCGAAAGAATTGGCCATCTCATGAGTCTATCCCCTGCCATTTAGTCGTGTAATTTGTATGACTCACTTTTCACGttagattttattttaatgaagcatttttttgttgttgtaatTCTTATTTTTTGTAGATAAGTAAATAATTTTAAGTTTGTACATTTAGTTTAGTTGTTTTATTGCTACATTCATTTCGTGCTACGTGGAGGCACAGAGTAAATTTATTTCAGATTTTTCTACATTTCAGATCAAGATTCTGTTCGCTTATTGGCTGTTGAGGGTTGTGCGGCTCTTGGGAAGTTGTTGGAGCCCCAAGACTGTGTGGCTCATATTCTTCCTGTCATAGTTAATTTCTCACAGGTATAGAATACATTAAATATTATGTAAAGTTCAAATCTGCAGCTTCTATATTCtgcaatattaattaaaaattttccaTTGCTTAATACATAATGATTTGAATATGAAGTATTGTTTCTGTAGATTTTCTTGTTACGTAATTTATGTTCTACTTGACTACTTGTCCCTGGCATGGTTTGTTTAAGATATGTGCTATCAGTGAACTTACCCAAGTTTTTATTCAAAGTATTCAAATCTTTATATTAGAAACCTTACATAGATATAACTCCATATGAATCTGGACATGTTTGTTGCTTTCGTTATATGATAGCGCAGAATGAAAATTATCTCATGTTTTATTGAACCATTGACCTCGTTTTCTGGCAGTTGAGAATCGGCCATATCCATTGGGACCACAAGCTGAATGTacctcaccccccccccccccacacacacacacacttgccCGATTGGTTCTTGTTTTCTTCTAGAAGCTGTTTGGATGACTGAGATCAGGGTCAAGGGGTGTGACACCGCACTCCTTTCCCTGTAGCTCAAAATTCTTGGTTGTTTATGGCAGAAAGATAATGTAGAAACTATTTGTTGGTGCttgctttgtatttttttttccctgatatGAATAATGTGCAAATTGCAATACATGGTTTCTTtccattttgtttgttttatgtgTGAATGGTTACAATGTACATGTTGGCCAGCTTGCATGATTTAAATTAACTCTCCAGGATAAGTCTTGGCGGGTTCGTTACATGGTAGCAAATCAATTATATGAGCTATGTGAAGCTGTTGGTCCTGAGCCTACAAGGTAATCACTTTTTGGGAtaagatatattttttaaacattttttaattGTACTTTTTGTATGTATGGTGGCGACAGCAATTTATTTGCTGACCTTCGTTTTATTCCCCTCCTGTTTTTAGCTTCCTTTTCCCGTTTGCTCTTAGTCCAATGTTCATTTCGTGGTAGTTTCCAGTtgcatattgtatttttattctcGAAAGAAGTTTTCTTTTTATCATTCCCTGTGGATCTTTGTCTATTTACTGGAATTTTTTTTGCGCTTGTTAACATTTTTTAGGTCAGACCTAGTTCCAGCATATGTTCGCCTACTTCGTGACAATGAAGCTGAAGTACGAATAGCTGCCGCCGGAAAAGTAACTAAATTTTGCCGGATATTGAACCCAGAACTTGCAATCCAGCATATTCTTCCCTGTGTGAAGGTAATATTGTTTTAGGACATAATTAGCTGAATTTATGTGTTACGTTGGTGATAAGCTAGATGCTTCTTTCTTAATGGTATTAAGGCTTTTAGGCGTCCTACTTGGTTGAAGTTCTTGTGGCTGGTACTGGTGTGCTTGTTGTGAATCGTAACTTCAGGCAGATATGTTAATTCAGTTGATTGGATTATTTTTTAACTGTGAGTTGTGGGCCCACAGGGTTTataatttgtttgtttaatcACAGTACATTAATAGAAATATCTTCAGAATAACAGTTTATCTTACATGCATATCTTACACTTATTACTAAATCCTAGTTCTTTTTAAATTCCACCTCTAAtgtgaaacaaataaaattgcAACTTGGTCTAAATTCACTGAACAAAATATTACACTAGCAAAAGGCATAGACTGAAAATGGGCTCTCAAATTGCCTATTTCCAGAAAATCCAGAAACTACCATAATACTCACAAAAGTTGCATTTTTCTACTGTATTGGTAATCCCAAATCATTACATGTTGGCAATCACTCAGTTGTTAACTTGCCTATTGTAGGAATTGTCTACTGATTCCTCTCAACATGTTCGTTCTGCTTTGGCTTCCGTTATAATGGGAATGGCACCAGTTCTGGGGAAGGTATTGCCTCTCTTATTCTGCATTCATTCCACTTCAGAAGACCTTTGAGTTTGTCAGCCCATTGGCATGTCTAGAAAGCTAATATTGCTTAGATGCTATGAATTGTTGTTAGCACCaattcaaatacaaataaaGTGAGGAACTTTACAGAAATTGAACTAGTTTTCTCACCATCTTAGACTGCTTCCATCATAGATTGTAGTGTGTTGTAACGtgaactttttgttttttctcacTTAAGATTAATTTGGGTCTTTTTTCTTCTAACCTGCCTTACTGGAGTAGAGATTGCAGGGAAGAGGACATATTATTTCCTTTATCAAACATCCGATTCTTACTATgtgtataaaaattttaaataatctaTATTGTACATAACTGAAAGACCAAATAAAATCCTTGGTGGTCCACCTATTTTGCTATAGAAAGCAAAACAGTTCTCATATCTGTGCTAGAAGATGCTCCTTCGCAATCTCatatgtttttttccccttagaAGTGGGTGATTGCCTTTCCAAGTGACTAAACTTAGTTATGTGGATGGTTTCAGGATGCAACAATTGAGCAACTGCTCcctatttttctttctcttctgaAAGATGAATTTCCTGATGTTCGTCTAAATATTATCAGCAAGCTTGATCAAGTCAACCAGGTTTTCCGAACTTCAACTTTTTACAGTCCCACGTTTGGGTGATATACATTATTATCTTCCTTTACATTTTACTTTGTTCTTTTACTGTATTTTTtcctgttttgttttatttatatattcattGTTATTGTCATTCCCTCGctcatgatttaatatattcTGCTAGctgaattcaaaattttataacATAAATTGGCTCTTTTGAATATGATGGAACAgttcttctattttctgttGTTAAATTAAAGAATATTGCCTCTGTTTCCCCTTTTACGCTGCATGGTTTTCTGCAACTCATTTTATGGTTTTCAAACTTGCCATAAGATACTGATGGACCATGATTAGGATTTGGGAAATTGGTGTCCTTCCATACTATTTGGATATAGCATGATGCTCCAAAAGTCCAAATGATAGCAGAAACTAGTTGCTTGGAAGTTCCATTTAAATATTTGTACTGTACTAATGATCCATGACTAGGATTTGGGAAATTGGTGTCCTTCCATACTATTTGAATATAGTGTACTGCTCCAAAAGTccaaatgaaaacaaataattttATAGCAGAAACTAGTTGCTTGCAAGTTCCATTTAAAtatttgtactatattttttgTTGCCATCAGCTTTTCATGGTTCCTTTATTGTGACATGTAATAATCAATTCTCTAATAACGATTCATGTAATAATCTGATTGTTCTTGTAGCCGTAC is a genomic window of Tripterygium wilfordii isolate XIE 37 chromosome 16, ASM1340144v1, whole genome shotgun sequence containing:
- the LOC119981147 gene encoding serine/threonine-protein phosphatase 2A 65 kDa regulatory subunit A beta isoform-like; this encodes MAMMDEPLYPIAVLIDELKNDDIQLRLNSIRRLSTIARALGEERTRKELIPFLSENNDDDDEVLLAMAEELGVFIPYVGGVEHANVLLPPLETLCTVEETCVRDKAVESLCRIGAQMREQDLVEYFIPLVKRLAAGEWFTARVSSCGLFHIAYPSASETLKTELRTIYGQLCQDDMPMVRRSAATSLGKFAASVEPAHLKTDIMSLFDDLTQDDQDSVRLLAVEGCAALGKLLEPQDCVAHILPVIVNFSQDKSWRVRYMVANQLYELCEAVGPEPTRSDLVPAYVRLLRDNEAEVRIAAAGKVTKFCRILNPELAIQHILPCVKELSTDSSQHVRSALASVIMGMAPVLGKDATIEQLLPIFLSLLKDEFPDVRLNIISKLDQVNQVIGIDLLSQSLLPAIVELAEDRHWRVRLAIIEYIPLLASQLGVGFFDDKLGALCMQWLKDKVYSIRDAAANNVKRLAEEFGPDWAMQHIVPQVLDMINNPHYLYRMTILHAISLLAPVMGVEITCSQLLPVVVNASKDRVPNIKFNVAKVLQSLIPIVDNSVVENTIRPCLIELSEDPDVDVRFFATQALQSSDQVMMSR